The following coding sequences are from one Triticum dicoccoides isolate Atlit2015 ecotype Zavitan chromosome 4A, WEW_v2.0, whole genome shotgun sequence window:
- the LOC119284060 gene encoding uncharacterized protein At4g22758-like: MRSSVHMPAAIEALLGHPVAALSERPAPRLTRLLVNVTVERSLWPVHVLLGADATVADLARAAVDAYAAEGRRPPLPAEDGAIDKAARFELHLSKYALDALDPEAKVVDLGSRNFFLCAPRLTLRSDHHLLLHSSLPCLMSEGK, translated from the exons ATGAGGAGCTCCGTGCACATGCCAGCCGCGATAGAGGCGCTGCTGGGCCACCCGGTGGCGGCCCTGTCGGAGAGGCCGGCGCCGCGGCTGACGCGGCTGCTGGTGAACGTGACGGTGGAGCGGAGCCTGTGGCCGGTGCACGTGCTGCTGGGCGCCGACGCCACGGTGGCCGACCTGGCACGTGCCGCCGTCGACGCGTATGCCGCCGAGGGTCGCAGGCCGCCGCTCCCGGCCGAAGACGGCGCAATCGACAAGGCCGCACGGTTCGAGCTGCACCTCTCCAAATACGCCCTCGACG CTCTCGACCCGGAGGCGAAGGTGGTGGACTTGGGCTCTCGCAACTTCTTCCTCTGCGCCCCCAGGTTGACGCTGAGATCAGATCATCATCTGCTTCTTCACTCATCCCTGCCATGCCTTATGTCTGAAGGAAAGTAG